One genomic segment of Cellulophaga sp. HaHaR_3_176 includes these proteins:
- a CDS encoding M20/M25/M40 family metallo-hydrolase, giving the protein MKLKNSIALLLLIGLSSSGFTQIANEKNMLSAISDEGFNNSEAMTRLSQLTDVYGQRLTGSRSYLKAANWVSDEMKKIDLQNVHFENYCADCRGWDIKSFNVEMVAPNYMNISAYPLAMSKSSKGTVSGSVISIESFSDMNDVRKQFKGKLNGKIVLLGKEPKKKSLTDTIEFRFTESELKKMEQKKTAEIKTTPLPELFEGWKTEDRTDQDFLEFIEAEGALAVLTTKSMYLGVLHPSGTYYYKNGDLKPLPYFAIMPEHFSRLYRMIQLKTTPTIRLNLETEFYSEPENNVNIIGEITGNDPKLKSESILLGAHFDSWHSGTGATDNGANAIVLIEALRILKKLKYQPKRTLKIGLWGGEEQAFLGSAAYAEKHFGVLDKKPNKASKKISAYLNLDNGAGLIRGIYLQNNELARPVFKKIFDPIATITNNAITIENNLSTDHETFDYYNIPAFQFIQDNLAYQSVTHHTNLDFLEYVHEDDLMKNAVILAFTIYSLDNMQNQVPRKL; this is encoded by the coding sequence ATGAAACTAAAAAACAGTATTGCACTTCTCCTTTTAATAGGATTGTCTTCTAGTGGCTTTACCCAAATCGCAAATGAAAAAAATATGCTATCAGCAATTAGCGATGAAGGTTTTAATAATTCTGAAGCAATGACTAGATTAAGCCAACTAACTGATGTTTACGGTCAACGTCTTACAGGTTCTAGATCTTATTTAAAAGCTGCTAATTGGGTTTCTGATGAGATGAAAAAAATTGATCTCCAAAATGTACATTTCGAAAATTATTGTGCTGATTGTAGAGGTTGGGATATAAAATCATTTAATGTTGAAATGGTTGCACCCAATTACATGAATATTTCCGCTTATCCTTTAGCGATGTCTAAAAGCTCAAAAGGTACCGTATCTGGCTCAGTAATAAGTATCGAAAGCTTTTCTGATATGAACGATGTTAGAAAACAGTTTAAAGGAAAACTAAACGGCAAAATTGTTTTATTAGGAAAAGAGCCAAAAAAGAAATCATTAACAGATACCATCGAGTTTAGATTTACAGAAAGTGAATTAAAAAAAATGGAGCAGAAAAAAACTGCTGAAATTAAAACAACACCATTACCAGAGCTTTTTGAAGGATGGAAAACTGAAGATAGAACTGATCAAGATTTTCTAGAATTTATTGAAGCTGAAGGCGCTTTAGCTGTACTTACAACAAAATCTATGTATTTAGGTGTTTTACACCCATCTGGTACGTATTATTATAAAAATGGAGATTTAAAACCTCTACCCTATTTTGCTATAATGCCAGAACATTTTAGCAGATTGTATCGAATGATACAACTAAAAACAACACCAACTATTAGACTTAATTTAGAAACTGAATTTTATTCTGAACCTGAAAATAATGTAAATATAATTGGTGAAATTACTGGTAATGATCCTAAACTAAAATCAGAAAGTATTTTATTAGGCGCACATTTCGACTCATGGCATTCTGGTACTGGTGCTACTGATAATGGAGCAAATGCCATCGTTTTAATAGAGGCATTGCGTATTCTTAAAAAATTAAAATATCAACCTAAAAGAACTTTAAAAATCGGACTTTGGGGTGGCGAGGAACAAGCTTTTTTAGGCTCTGCAGCTTACGCCGAAAAGCATTTTGGAGTTTTAGATAAAAAACCAAATAAAGCATCTAAAAAAATAAGTGCTTATTTAAACTTAGATAATGGCGCTGGTTTGATAAGAGGTATTTATTTACAAAACAATGAATTGGCCAGACCTGTTTTTAAAAAAATATTTGATCCAATAGCTACAATTACCAACAATGCAATTACCATTGAGAATAACCTATCTACAGATCATGAAACTTTTGATTATTACAACATACCAGCTTTTCAATTCATACAAGATAATCTAGCTTACCAAAGTGTTACCCACCATACCAATCTTGATTTTTTAGAATATGTTCATGAAGATGATTTAATGAAAAACGCTGTTATTTTGGCTTTTACAATTTATAGTTTAGATAATATGCAAAATCAGGTTCCTAGAAAATTATAA